GTATATGCTTATATTATCCATGTTAAAACGCCCCTTAATCTATTTTATATCCTATTCCTCTAATAGTTTCTATATATTTTTCTTCTTCACTAGTTCCTTCTATTTTTTTTCTTAAATATCTTATATGAACATCTACAGTTCTAGTTTCTCCATAGTATTCATATCCCCATATTTTATCTAATAAATAGTTTCTAGATAGAACTTTCCCTTTATTTTCTAGTAAAAGTCTTAAAAGTTCAAATTCTTTAAGTGTTAAATCTATCTTTTCAGTGCCTTTAATTACCTCATGCTTTTGTAAATCTACTTTTAAATTTCCTATACTTAACACCGTCTTATCACTATTATCATTATTAACGTTATATCTTCTTAAAACAGAGTTACTTCTAGCTAATAACTCTTTTACACTAAATGGCTTTGTTATATAATCGTCAGCACCTGAATCTAATCCTTCTACTTTGTCGTTTTCAATATTTTTAGCTGTTAGCATTATTACAGGTATATTTTTTAAATCTTTATCACTTCTAATTTTCTTTAAAAGGTCTATTCCACTTATATTTGGAAGCATCCAATCCAATAATATTAAATCAGGCATTATCTCTTTTGCTTTTATAAATCCATCAAAACCATCGTATGAATAATGAACCTCATAATCCATAGTTTCTAGGTTAAATTTTAAAAGCTCTACAATATGCTTTTCATCATCTATAACTAACACTTTAGTTTTCATCTTAAGTTAGCCCCTCTCTACTTTACTTCAAGTATCATACCTAGCCTTTTTGTTGTTTGATTATGTTTTCTATATGAATGAAACTTATCACTATTACAACTAGTGCATATGTTTAAATTAACTATATTTTCTTTTTTCACACCACAACTTGTCAATATCAATTCATTTACTTTCCATAAATCTAGATAGTACTTGCTTTCTTTAATTATATAAAATTTTTCATCTCTATTTGTAATAATTGTGTTAAATTTTTCAATTAAATCTTTAGATACCTCATAACAACAAGGTCCAATTGAAGGTCCTAATACACAAACCAAATCTTCAGGGTTTGTTCCATACAGCTTTTCCATATTTTCAATAGATTTTTGAGTTATTTTTGAATATGTACCTCTCCACCCTGCATGACAAAGTGCTACAGCTTCCTTCTTAGGATCCACAATAGCCACAGGAACACAATCTGCAACAAAAACTAATAGTGGAGTTTTTTTCAAATTTGTAACTAAAGCATCCCCTTCTTTTATTTTTCCTATATCTTCTTTTTTTATTATGTTTACTATATCTGAGTGAGTTTGTTTATTATTTGTTAAGTTCTCAAAATTCATATTTAACTCTTTACAAAGATTTTCTTTATCAGACTTCGATGCCATATCAATATTTATATTGGAAAATGCTAAGTTTACAAAATCACACTTTTTATCAAATTCTTCAAATCTTATATAGTTTTTCATACTCAATCACCTTTTTTCTGTTAGTATATTTTTCAGCTCTTTAACAAATGTATTTATATCTTTAAATTGTCTATATACTGATGCAAATCTTACATACGCTACTTCATCTACATCTTTTAATTTATCCATTACCATCTCACCTATCTTTTTACTTTCTATTTCTGATAAGTAAGCCTTGTTTATTTCATTTTCTATGTAATGTATTATTTCTTCAACTTGCTCTATTGAAACAGGCCTTTTTTCAGAAGACTTCAATATACCATTTTTTATTTTATTTCTATCAAAATATTCTCTACTATTATCTTTTTTTATAACCATAATAGGAGTTAATTCTATTTTTTCGTATGTAGTAAATCTCTTTTTACAAGATTCACACTCTCTTCGTCTTCTTATAGATTGACCATCTGTATGTCTTGAGTCTATTACCTTTGATTCTTTATAATTGCAGTAAGGACATAACAAAGCCTATCCCTCCTTTTTTCTTATGTCTTTTATATATTAAATTCATCTAAACTATGATCTTGACCTTGGTTTACTATAATTGTATCACATCCTATTTTTATTATATCATTCCAAAAAACAACTTGCCCATCATAATTTCTTGAAAAAAAGTTCATGCCTCCATCACCTTCAATTGTGAATGATAAAATTTTTCCTTCATTCGTATCCATCTCTATATCTGTAATAAATCCCATTCTTTTACCATTTTTAACATTTATTACTTCTTTATCCATTATATCAGAAATTCTAATCATATTATAATCTACCTCCTCTTAAAAATAAATATGTACAAGAATAAAAAAAAATGACCATACTGGCCATTTTAAATTATTTTTTTAATTCTATCATACTTATAAATTTTTCAACTAATTCTGGATCAAACTGACTTCCCGAACATTTTCTAAGCTCTTTTATAGCTTCTTCATGACCTTTTCTATTATTGTAAGGTCTATGAGATGTCATTGCATCAAAACTATCTGCTATGGATATTATTCTAGCTAAATATGGGATTTCCTTTCCTTTTAAATGGTCTGGATACCCTCTTCCATCGTATCTTTCATGGTGATGTTTTATAGCTGGCAATAGTTCTTCAAATGCTTTTACATGCTTTATTAACTCTACTCCAAGTTCCGGATGTTTTTTTAACATATCATACTCTAGATCAGTTAGACTTCCTTTTTTATTTAATACTTCTTCTGGAATTTCAATTTTACCTATATCATGAAGATAAGCTGCTAGTTTTAAACGCAGTTTATCTTTTTCATTGAGATTTAAATAGTTTGAAAACCAACCTAGATATATGACTACTCTTTCTGTATGTCCATATGTATATCTGTCTTTTTTATTTATCATGTTTATAAGTCTTTTTAATGAATTAGCTGTTTCTTCATCTATGTATATATGATCTGAAATTTCTTCTAAAACACTATAATATACTTCTACCCTATTTTTATTAAGTGATTTAGCCCTATAAAGAGCATCATCTGCCGTATTTATAAACTGATGCTTATTACTTGCCCTTAGCGGATATGATGAAACTCCTATAGATATGGTCATGTTTTTATTTGGTTGATTTTCTTGCCCGTAAAAGTATGTGTTTTCTATATTTATTCTGATTCTCTCTCCAACTATTATAGCATCTTCTTCCACAGTATTTGGAAGAATTACAGCAAACTCTTCGCCTCCATATCTTGCTACAATATCATGTTCTCTTACACTTTCTTTTAAAATTTGACCTACATCTTTTAAAACAACATCCCCTGCCTGATGCCCATTTATATCGTTGTAATTTTTAAAATAATCAATATCCATAAACAACATCGAGATTGAGGTATTTTCACTATCAGCACACTCCATTAGTGTTTCTAATGATTCTTGAAAATATCTATGATTATATAAACCCGTAAGTTCATCTACATTAGCTAGATTTTGAAGCTCTTTACTATGCTCTTTTTCTATATTAACGTACATTCCTAGTATCCATGACGTTACAAAAAAAGCACTTACTATAACTATATCAATTTGAAAGTAATTTGTTATTAATTCTTTAGCTGGTTCTTGAAGATGAGCTCCAAATTGTATTGATAGTACATCCACTCCACAAACTAATATAGAACAAATTATAGAAACAAAAATAGCATAATTTCGCCCAAATTGTATTGCAGATATTATAATTATAAAAATATATAGAAATTTATAAGGACTCTCTTCTTTACCTGTTGACATTATTATTATTGTACAAATTAGCATTAATAAAATTGTTTCTATATTATCCCTAGATTTCGCTGGATTTTCCACAAGATTATACTGTATTTTCGATAACCATATAAAGTAAACTATTAGGAGTATTATTATTGCTACTATATATATATATAACAGTATATAATTATAGCTTTTTATTGTTGTGTAAGAACTTATCATAGCTACCATTCCCAAAAGCATATATATAACTTTTATTATTGCTAATATTTCAAATACCTTTTTATTCCTTATATTTTCAAACTCATTCATGCTTTTCTCCTAAATTTCCTTTTTAATTAATAAACCATAAGGATATATCCTTATGGTTTATTTAAAATTACTCTTCTCTTAAAGATTTTGGCATTTCTGGTTCAAAAAATACAAATGTACACATTGTTGATGCACTATTTCCTAAATTCATTGCAAAATCTGAGAATAAATTTGCTAAAAAGTTCATAGCTAATCCCCCTTAAACATCTTTTATTTAAGAAAACAATCTAATTTTAATATAATTGTTTCTCCTAGCTTAGTTATTGCTATAGTCTGTAAAATTATGCCTAATTCTATACAATATACAAACATAGCTAAGTTGTAATTTAAAATTCTAGTAAAATTTAAAATTAAAATCAAAATTATAGTACTAATATAAATATTAAGCCTTTTAAATAATTTTTTTCTAAGCTTTGCTCTAGTTTCTTCCTTCTTTAATGGTTTATTTTTTGTTCCAACTGGAGCCTTTTTATAAAAAATATAATAACATGGTGCTATACTTAC
The nucleotide sequence above comes from Paraclostridium bifermentans. Encoded proteins:
- a CDS encoding winged helix-turn-helix domain-containing protein — translated: MKTKVLVIDDEKHIVELLKFNLETMDYEVHYSYDGFDGFIKAKEIMPDLILLDWMLPNISGIDLLKKIRSDKDLKNIPVIMLTAKNIENDKVEGLDSGADDYITKPFSVKELLARSNSVLRRYNVNNDNSDKTVLSIGNLKVDLQKHEVIKGTEKIDLTLKEFELLRLLLENKGKVLSRNYLLDKIWGYEYYGETRTVDVHIRYLRKKIEGTSEEEKYIETIRGIGYKID
- a CDS encoding cyclic lactone autoinducer peptide, producing the protein MNFLANLFSDFAMNLGNSASTMCTFVFFEPEMPKSLREE
- a CDS encoding bifunctional diguanylate cyclase/phosphohydrolase, with the protein product MNEFENIRNKKVFEILAIIKVIYMLLGMVAMISSYTTIKSYNYILLYIYIVAIIILLIVYFIWLSKIQYNLVENPAKSRDNIETILLMLICTIIIMSTGKEESPYKFLYIFIIIISAIQFGRNYAIFVSIICSILVCGVDVLSIQFGAHLQEPAKELITNYFQIDIVIVSAFFVTSWILGMYVNIEKEHSKELQNLANVDELTGLYNHRYFQESLETLMECADSENTSISMLFMDIDYFKNYNDINGHQAGDVVLKDVGQILKESVREHDIVARYGGEEFAVILPNTVEEDAIIVGERIRINIENTYFYGQENQPNKNMTISIGVSSYPLRASNKHQFINTADDALYRAKSLNKNRVEVYYSVLEEISDHIYIDEETANSLKRLINMINKKDRYTYGHTERVVIYLGWFSNYLNLNEKDKLRLKLAAYLHDIGKIEIPEEVLNKKGSLTDLEYDMLKKHPELGVELIKHVKAFEELLPAIKHHHERYDGRGYPDHLKGKEIPYLARIISIADSFDAMTSHRPYNNRKGHEEAIKELRKCSGSQFDPELVEKFISMIELKK
- the nrdR gene encoding transcriptional regulator NrdR, which encodes MLCPYCNYKESKVIDSRHTDGQSIRRRRECESCKKRFTTYEKIELTPIMVIKKDNSREYFDRNKIKNGILKSSEKRPVSIEQVEEIIHYIENEINKAYLSEIESKKIGEMVMDKLKDVDEVAYVRFASVYRQFKDINTFVKELKNILTEKR
- the pgeF gene encoding peptidoglycan editing factor PgeF, whose translation is MKNYIRFEEFDKKCDFVNLAFSNINIDMASKSDKENLCKELNMNFENLTNNKQTHSDIVNIIKKEDIGKIKEGDALVTNLKKTPLLVFVADCVPVAIVDPKKEAVALCHAGWRGTYSKITQKSIENMEKLYGTNPEDLVCVLGPSIGPCCYEVSKDLIEKFNTIITNRDEKFYIIKESKYYLDLWKVNELILTSCGVKKENIVNLNICTSCNSDKFHSYRKHNQTTKRLGMILEVK
- a CDS encoding YlmC/YmxH family sporulation protein, whose product is MIRISDIMDKEVINVKNGKRMGFITDIEMDTNEGKILSFTIEGDGGMNFFSRNYDGQVVFWNDIIKIGCDTIIVNQGQDHSLDEFNI